A DNA window from Streptomyces asoensis contains the following coding sequences:
- a CDS encoding toxin Doc: MTSVIHIDVPWLLQRHEEVLPEQPTVNDFSALVAAVARHRVDPPRLGVDSDPAWRAAALLHTLTVLKPLPAANARFACATAVAYMFTSGAGIDPPYGALVDLARDLLDGKTDVYGAADRLRSWQI, from the coding sequence ATGACATCCGTCATCCACATCGACGTGCCCTGGCTGCTCCAGCGACACGAAGAGGTCCTGCCCGAACAGCCCACCGTGAACGACTTCTCGGCGCTGGTCGCCGCCGTCGCCCGGCACCGGGTCGATCCGCCCCGACTCGGCGTGGACTCCGACCCCGCCTGGCGGGCCGCCGCGCTGCTGCACACCCTCACCGTGCTCAAGCCCCTGCCCGCGGCGAACGCCCGCTTCGCGTGCGCGACGGCGGTGGCGTACATGTTCACCAGCGGGGCGGGCATCGATCCGCCCTACGGCGCGCTCGTCGACCTCGCCCGGGATCTGCTCGACGGCAAGACGGACGTCTACGGTGCCGCGGACCGGCTGCGGTCGTGGCAGATATAG
- a CDS encoding glycoside hydrolase family 9 protein, protein MKRRRTALLSLAALLGAALTALPAQQAGADEVEQVRNGGFGTSADPWWTSNVTAGLDDGRLCADVPGGTVNRWDSAVGQNEITLAKGSSYRFSFRASGVPAGHVVRAVVGLAVSPYDTWFEATPVLSESGDSYTYTFTSPVDSTQGQVAFQVGGSADPWRFCLDDVSLLGGVPPEVYEPDTGPRVRVNQVAYLPAGPKNATLVTDATAKLPWQLKNGAGATVAHGWSVPRGVDASSGQNVHTIDFGGWRTRGTGFTLVADGETSRPFDIGTDAYDRLRRDAVKYYYTQRSGIAIRDDLRPGYGRAAGHVGVAPNQGDSAVPCRPGECDYALDVTGGWYDAGDHGKYVVNGGIATWELLSTYERSLLARTGDPAGLADGTLALPESGNRVPDVLDEARWELDFLLKMQVPQGQPLAGMAHHKIHDEQWTGLPLLPDDDPQKRELHPPTTTATLNLAATAAQAARLYRPYDKAFAAKALAAARLAFAAALAHPDVYADPNDGTGGGAYNDDDATDEFYWAAAELYLTTGEKQFADRVLNSPVHTADIFGPTGFDWGRTAAAGRLDLATVPNRLPGRDKVRASVVRGADTYLATLTAQPYGMPYAPEGNRYDWGSSHQVLNNAVVVATAYDLTGASKYRSGAVQSIDYVLGRNALNLSYVTGYGEVNSHHQHSRWYAHQLDPALPDPPPGTLAGGANSSIQDPYAQGKLQGCVGQFCYIDDIQSWSTNETAINWNAALARLASFVADQG, encoded by the coding sequence GTGAAACGACGCAGAACCGCCCTGCTGTCCCTCGCGGCCCTGCTGGGCGCGGCGCTCACCGCGCTGCCCGCTCAGCAGGCCGGTGCCGACGAGGTCGAGCAGGTCAGGAACGGCGGTTTCGGCACGAGCGCCGACCCGTGGTGGACCAGCAACGTCACCGCGGGTCTCGACGACGGCCGGCTGTGCGCCGACGTGCCCGGCGGCACCGTCAACCGCTGGGACTCCGCCGTCGGACAGAACGAGATCACCCTGGCGAAAGGCTCCTCGTACCGGTTCTCCTTCCGTGCCTCGGGGGTGCCCGCGGGACACGTGGTGCGTGCCGTCGTCGGCCTCGCGGTGTCCCCGTACGACACCTGGTTCGAGGCGACGCCGGTGCTGAGCGAGTCGGGGGACTCGTACACGTACACCTTCACCTCGCCGGTGGACAGCACCCAGGGCCAGGTCGCCTTCCAGGTCGGCGGGAGCGCCGACCCCTGGCGGTTCTGCCTGGACGACGTGTCGCTGCTGGGCGGGGTGCCGCCCGAGGTCTACGAACCCGACACGGGGCCGCGCGTGCGCGTGAACCAGGTCGCGTACCTGCCGGCCGGGCCGAAGAACGCCACCCTCGTCACGGACGCCACCGCGAAGCTGCCCTGGCAGCTGAAGAACGGCGCCGGGGCGACCGTCGCGCACGGCTGGAGCGTCCCGCGCGGTGTCGACGCCTCCTCCGGACAGAACGTCCACACCATCGACTTCGGCGGCTGGCGCACCCGCGGCACGGGCTTCACGCTGGTGGCCGACGGCGAGACCAGCCGCCCCTTCGACATCGGCACCGACGCCTACGACCGGCTCCGCCGGGACGCGGTGAAGTACTACTACACGCAGCGCAGCGGCATCGCGATCCGGGACGACCTGCGGCCCGGCTACGGCAGGGCGGCCGGCCACGTGGGCGTGGCGCCCAACCAGGGCGACTCGGCGGTCCCCTGCCGGCCAGGGGAGTGCGACTACGCGCTCGACGTCACGGGCGGCTGGTACGACGCCGGTGACCACGGCAAGTACGTCGTGAACGGTGGCATCGCCACCTGGGAACTCCTGAGCACCTACGAGCGCTCCCTCCTCGCCCGCACCGGCGACCCGGCCGGACTCGCCGACGGCACGCTCGCCCTGCCCGAGAGCGGCAACCGGGTGCCGGACGTCCTCGACGAGGCGCGCTGGGAACTCGACTTCCTGCTGAAGATGCAGGTGCCCCAGGGACAGCCGCTCGCCGGCATGGCCCATCACAAGATCCACGACGAGCAGTGGACCGGCCTGCCGCTGCTGCCGGACGACGACCCGCAAAAGCGTGAACTCCACCCGCCGACCACGACGGCGACCCTGAACCTCGCCGCGACGGCGGCACAGGCGGCGCGGCTGTACCGCCCCTACGACAAGGCCTTCGCGGCGAAGGCGCTGGCGGCCGCCCGCCTGGCCTTCGCGGCGGCCCTGGCGCACCCGGACGTGTACGCCGACCCGAACGACGGCACCGGCGGGGGCGCCTACAACGACGACGACGCGACCGACGAGTTCTACTGGGCGGCCGCAGAGCTGTACCTCACCACGGGGGAGAAACAGTTCGCCGACCGGGTGCTGAACTCGCCGGTGCACACCGCCGATATCTTCGGCCCCACCGGCTTCGACTGGGGGCGCACGGCCGCCGCCGGCCGCCTCGACCTGGCGACCGTCCCGAACCGGCTGCCCGGCCGCGACAAGGTCCGCGCCTCGGTCGTGCGGGGCGCCGACACCTACCTCGCCACGCTGACCGCGCAGCCGTACGGCATGCCCTACGCCCCCGAGGGCAACCGCTACGACTGGGGCTCCAGCCACCAGGTCCTCAACAACGCCGTGGTCGTGGCCACCGCCTACGACCTCACCGGCGCCTCGAAGTACCGTTCCGGCGCGGTGCAGAGCATCGACTACGTCCTCGGGCGCAACGCGCTCAACCTCTCGTACGTCACCGGCTACGGCGAGGTGAACTCCCACCACCAGCACAGCCGCTGGTACGCGCACCAGCTCGACCCGGCGCTGCCGGACCCGCCGCCCGGGACCCTCGCGGGCGGGGCGAACTCGAGCATCCAGGACCCCTACGCGCAGGGCAAACTCCAGGGCTGCGTCGGCCAGTTCTGCTACATCGACGACATCCAGTCCTGGTCGACGAACGAGACCGCGATCAACTGGAACGCGGCGCTGGCCCGGCTGGCCTCCTTCGTGGCGGACCAGGGCTAG
- a CDS encoding cysteine hydrolase family protein, protein MTTLPDRPNTALLVIDVQKGVVAGAPRRDEVIANIDTLIGAARAQDVPVVWVQHSDDDLEQGSADWEYVEELVRLDTEPLVHKNYPDSFEATELESVLAQRGVGRVVVTGAQTDVCIRSTLHGAFARGYDVTLVGDAHTTEDLTAYGAPGPELVMAHTNLYWSFQSAPGRRAGTVDTAKVTFEAADAD, encoded by the coding sequence ATGACCACCCTGCCCGATCGGCCGAACACCGCCCTGCTCGTGATCGACGTCCAGAAGGGCGTGGTGGCCGGCGCCCCTCGACGCGACGAGGTGATCGCGAACATCGACACCCTGATCGGCGCGGCCCGCGCGCAGGACGTGCCGGTCGTGTGGGTGCAGCACTCCGACGACGACCTCGAACAGGGCAGCGCGGACTGGGAGTACGTCGAGGAGCTGGTCCGCCTCGACACCGAGCCGCTCGTCCACAAGAACTACCCCGACTCCTTCGAGGCCACCGAGCTGGAGTCGGTGCTCGCGCAGCGCGGTGTGGGTCGCGTCGTCGTCACCGGCGCGCAGACCGACGTGTGCATCCGCTCCACGCTGCACGGCGCCTTCGCGCGAGGGTACGACGTGACCCTGGTCGGCGACGCGCACACGACCGAGGACCTCACCGCCTACGGCGCCCCGGGCCCCGAGCTGGTGATGGCCCACACGAACCTCTACTGGTCCTTCCAGAGCGCACCCGGCCGCCGCGCGGGAACGGTGGACACGGCGAAAGTCACGTTCGAGGCGGCCGACGCGGACTGA
- a CDS encoding glycoside hydrolase family 2 TIM barrel-domain containing protein — MTVTRRSVLLASAAAPAGAALLGTSTAPADAAAMTASGRHTVALRDGWRFALVDPGGITDPTGRYADAAAPDHDDSTWRAVAVPHDWSIEQTPTTLHGTTGGTGFFPGGLGWYRLAFTLPPGHAGRRISIEFDGVYMDSHVYCNGTEVGRHPYGYTGFALDLTDLLHTDGRTRNVIAVKVQNQLPSSRWYSGSGIYREARLVVTEPVHVARWGTRVTTPEITGDRALVRVATTVENDSGAGADVQVVSRVVDPDGRTVARTSSTVTVAARATETHELTVADPRRWDFETPHRYTLETELRVAGRATDTYRTPFGIRTYRFDPDEGFHLNGRYAKIKGVDLHHDLGALGAAISADAVRRQMTIMKSMGVNAFRTSHNPPSPEMIRICEELGIVMLVEAFDCWRTGKTRYDYGRFFDEWCERDATEMVLAARNSPAVLMWSVGNEIPDSTSIAGLAMADRIIAAIRAADDTRPLVIGSDKYRTPPAKGSAADLMLAKLDGLGLNYNTARSVDVLHAAYPHLFLFESESSSQTSTRGTYQEPEHLNTGENHTPGRRATSSYDNNLASWTMSGEYGHKKDRDRKWFAGQFLWSGIDYIGEPTPYDVFPVKASFFGAVDTAGFPKDMYHLFRSQWTDEPMVHLLPATWNHAPGDTVEVWAYTNVDTVELYLDGKSLGVRRFDRKTTTDGRAYLETTEATGDDKTFTTGPYPGSYTSPNGSAGKLHLTWRVPFRPGELTAVARRDGRTVATDRLRTAGAPHAVRLTPDRTSLPADGRSLVFVTADVVDARGTVVPDAGHLISFEVSGGSLAGLDNGRQESAERYQASTRTAFHGKALAVVRAGSRPGGLRVSARVEGLRRGTVTVRTTPARSAATTPAAVLAPDLPAPVGHPFADAGYSGRPDTLPAAMLDGDPATGWSNAFVKAATALLPAFRGARPRDWVSVDYGRVRDFDRVEVSFTVDTTHSLPAAVEAEVWDGGRWLPVTGAALDPATVSDAPTVLTFDPVRGSRLRLTLTSSAPGDPRGALRITNWQT, encoded by the coding sequence ATGACGGTCACTCGCAGATCGGTACTTCTGGCTTCCGCGGCCGCACCGGCCGGCGCAGCGCTCCTCGGCACCTCGACCGCCCCGGCCGACGCCGCGGCCATGACCGCCTCCGGCCGCCACACCGTCGCCCTGCGTGACGGCTGGCGCTTCGCGCTCGTCGACCCGGGCGGGATCACCGACCCGACCGGCCGGTACGCGGACGCGGCCGCCCCCGACCACGACGACTCGACCTGGCGGGCGGTCGCCGTCCCGCACGACTGGAGCATCGAGCAGACACCCACCACCCTCCACGGCACGACCGGCGGCACCGGCTTCTTCCCGGGCGGTCTGGGCTGGTACCGCCTCGCCTTCACCCTGCCGCCGGGGCACGCCGGCCGGCGGATCTCGATCGAGTTCGACGGCGTCTACATGGACTCCCACGTCTACTGCAACGGCACCGAGGTCGGCCGTCACCCCTACGGCTACACCGGCTTCGCCCTCGACCTCACCGACCTGCTGCACACCGACGGCAGGACGCGGAACGTGATCGCCGTCAAGGTGCAGAACCAGCTCCCGAGCAGCCGCTGGTACTCCGGCAGCGGCATCTACCGCGAGGCCCGGCTGGTGGTCACCGAGCCGGTGCACGTGGCCCGCTGGGGCACCCGCGTCACCACCCCCGAGATCACCGGCGACCGGGCCCTCGTCCGGGTCGCGACCACCGTGGAGAACGACTCCGGCGCCGGCGCGGACGTCCAGGTCGTCTCCCGGGTCGTCGACCCCGACGGGCGCACCGTCGCGCGGACGTCCTCCACGGTCACCGTCGCCGCACGGGCCACCGAGACGCACGAACTCACCGTGGCGGACCCGCGGCGCTGGGACTTCGAGACCCCGCACCGCTACACGCTGGAGACCGAACTGCGCGTGGCCGGCCGGGCCACCGACACCTACCGCACCCCCTTCGGCATCCGCACCTACCGCTTCGACCCCGACGAGGGGTTCCACCTCAACGGCCGGTACGCCAAGATCAAGGGCGTCGACCTGCACCACGACCTCGGCGCGCTCGGCGCCGCGATCAGCGCCGACGCCGTCCGCCGACAGATGACGATCATGAAGTCGATGGGCGTCAACGCCTTCCGCACCTCCCACAACCCGCCGTCGCCGGAGATGATCCGGATCTGCGAGGAACTGGGCATCGTGATGCTGGTGGAGGCCTTCGACTGCTGGCGGACCGGCAAGACGCGGTACGACTACGGGCGGTTCTTCGACGAGTGGTGCGAGCGGGACGCCACCGAGATGGTGCTCGCCGCCCGCAACTCACCGGCCGTCCTGATGTGGTCCGTCGGCAACGAGATCCCCGACTCCACCTCCATCGCAGGCCTGGCCATGGCGGACCGGATCATCGCCGCGATCAGGGCGGCCGACGACACCCGGCCGCTCGTCATCGGCTCCGACAAGTACCGCACCCCGCCCGCCAAGGGCTCCGCCGCCGACCTGATGCTGGCCAAGCTGGACGGCCTCGGCCTGAACTACAACACCGCCAGGTCCGTCGACGTCCTGCACGCGGCCTACCCGCACCTGTTCCTCTTCGAGTCGGAATCGTCCTCGCAGACCTCGACCCGCGGCACCTACCAGGAACCCGAGCACCTCAACACCGGCGAGAACCACACGCCCGGGCGGCGGGCCACCTCGTCCTACGACAACAACCTCGCCTCCTGGACGATGAGCGGCGAGTACGGACACAAGAAGGACCGCGACCGGAAGTGGTTCGCCGGGCAGTTCCTCTGGTCCGGCATCGACTACATCGGGGAGCCCACCCCGTACGACGTCTTCCCGGTCAAGGCGTCCTTCTTCGGCGCCGTCGACACGGCCGGCTTCCCGAAGGACATGTACCACCTCTTCCGCAGTCAGTGGACGGACGAGCCCATGGTCCATCTGCTCCCGGCGACCTGGAACCACGCGCCGGGCGACACGGTCGAGGTGTGGGCGTACACCAACGTCGACACCGTGGAGCTGTACCTCGACGGGAAGTCCCTGGGCGTGCGGCGGTTCGACCGCAAGACGACCACCGACGGCCGCGCCTACCTCGAGACCACCGAGGCCACCGGCGACGACAAGACCTTCACCACCGGCCCCTACCCCGGCAGTTACACCAGCCCCAACGGCAGCGCGGGCAAGCTGCACCTGACGTGGCGGGTGCCCTTCCGGCCGGGCGAGCTCACGGCGGTCGCCCGCCGGGACGGCAGGACGGTCGCCACCGACCGCCTGCGTACGGCAGGAGCCCCGCACGCCGTGCGTCTCACCCCGGACCGCACGTCCCTTCCGGCGGACGGGCGCTCCCTCGTCTTCGTGACCGCCGACGTCGTCGACGCGCGCGGGACGGTGGTGCCCGACGCCGGGCACCTCATCTCCTTCGAGGTGAGCGGCGGCTCCCTCGCCGGACTCGACAACGGGCGCCAGGAGAGCGCCGAGCGCTATCAGGCCTCCACCCGCACCGCCTTCCACGGCAAGGCCCTCGCCGTCGTGCGCGCCGGGAGCAGGCCGGGCGGGCTGCGGGTGAGCGCCCGGGTGGAGGGCCTGCGCAGGGGCACGGTCACCGTGCGCACCACCCCCGCCCGGTCGGCGGCGACCACACCGGCCGCCGTCCTCGCCCCCGACCTCCCGGCACCCGTCGGCCACCCGTTCGCCGACGCCGGCTACTCCGGACGCCCCGACACCCTGCCCGCCGCCATGCTCGACGGCGATCCGGCCACCGGCTGGTCCAACGCCTTCGTCAAGGCGGCCACCGCGCTGCTCCCGGCGTTCCGCGGGGCCCGGCCGCGCGACTGGGTCAGCGTGGACTACGGACGCGTCCGCGACTTCGACCGGGTCGAGGTGTCCTTCACCGTCGACACCACGCACAGCCTGCCCGCGGCGGTCGAGGCCGAGGTCTGGGACGGCGGACGCTGGCTGCCGGTCACCGGAGCGGCGCTCGACCCGGCCACCGTCTCGGACGCGCCGACGGTCCTCACCTTCGACCCGGTACGCGGCTCACGCCTGCGGCTGACCCTCACCAGCAGCGCCCCGGGCGACCCCCGAGGAGCACTCCGCATCACCAACTGGCAAACCTGA
- a CDS encoding SpoIIE family protein phosphatase, with the protein MSPEYPFDEAATARAVVDDSGALVGWNEGARTLLGWSPAEVVGRPAADLLADGEPVLAGPRWDGTVTLRHRDGRPVKVWLLAHHSPAEDGGVGHWLFVTPLAAGAPGASDGLFAEAGLTQSPCAVAVYDERLRLRRINDAMRAVIGLPEERIRGLRLAEIGGGPHSTELEQHMLRVLTTGRPQDVQTYARTGGEPRAHAWLARMAPVSDVGGRVRGVCLAAHDFTENYLARERLLLVNEASVRIGSTLDVTRTAQELAEVCVPALADFVSVDLLDPQDGGEPQGRFVPPLTLRRAAHHSVNPGSPEAVTKSGESQEYPTGSPQADSLIAGHTVIGTVRGGALDAWLAWDPLRGARVRELGIHSTMSVPIQARGTTLGVAVLTRFRRPDPFTPDDVLLAEEVTARAAVCIDNARRFSRERETALALQRSLLPRTLPRTAAVDAASRYLPAARAGVGGDWFDVIPLSGMRVAMVVGDIVGHGIQASATMGRLRTAVRTLADIDLAPEELLTHLDDLVVRLSEEAGGEGSPGEVGASCLYAVYDPVSRRCTMARAGHPGPVVLRPDGTTRRIELPAGPALGLGGLPFEAAEVELAEGSVLAFYTDGLLESRERDAEGGHRLLGVTLAAHTDSLDETCDRILHALLPPGGAPDDVALLLARTRGLPSAQVATWDIPADPALVAPIRRQVVEQLSRWELSEASFTTELVVSELVTNAIRYGSHPIRLRLIHDATTLICEVSDTSHTAPHLRRAKTWDEGGRGLLLVAQLTQRWGSRHTPEGKTIWAELSLLDTE; encoded by the coding sequence ATGAGCCCGGAGTATCCGTTCGACGAGGCCGCGACGGCCCGGGCGGTCGTCGACGACTCCGGCGCGCTCGTCGGGTGGAACGAGGGCGCCCGGACCCTGCTCGGCTGGAGCCCGGCCGAGGTCGTGGGCCGGCCGGCGGCGGACCTCCTGGCCGACGGTGAGCCCGTCCTCGCCGGACCGCGCTGGGACGGGACGGTGACTTTGCGCCATCGCGACGGCCGGCCGGTAAAGGTGTGGCTGCTCGCCCACCACTCCCCCGCCGAGGACGGCGGTGTCGGACACTGGCTCTTCGTCACCCCGCTGGCCGCGGGCGCTCCCGGCGCCTCGGACGGTCTGTTCGCCGAGGCGGGTCTGACCCAGTCGCCGTGTGCCGTCGCCGTCTACGACGAGCGCCTGCGGCTGCGCCGCATCAACGACGCGATGCGGGCGGTCATCGGGCTGCCCGAGGAGCGCATCCGGGGGCTGCGGCTGGCCGAGATCGGCGGCGGGCCGCACAGCACGGAGCTCGAACAGCACATGCTGCGGGTACTGACCACCGGCCGCCCGCAGGACGTGCAGACCTACGCGCGCACCGGCGGCGAGCCCCGGGCGCACGCCTGGCTAGCCCGGATGGCGCCCGTCTCCGACGTCGGCGGCCGGGTGCGCGGGGTGTGCCTGGCCGCGCACGACTTCACCGAGAACTACCTCGCCCGTGAGCGGCTCCTGCTGGTCAACGAGGCGAGCGTGCGCATCGGCAGCACCCTCGACGTCACGCGGACGGCACAGGAGCTGGCGGAGGTCTGCGTCCCGGCACTCGCCGACTTCGTCAGCGTGGACCTGCTGGACCCGCAGGACGGCGGGGAACCGCAGGGCCGGTTCGTCCCGCCGCTGACCCTGCGGCGCGCCGCGCACCACTCGGTCAACCCGGGCAGCCCGGAGGCCGTGACCAAGTCCGGCGAGAGCCAGGAGTACCCGACGGGCTCGCCGCAGGCCGACTCGCTGATCGCGGGGCACACCGTCATCGGCACGGTACGCGGCGGCGCGCTGGACGCCTGGCTCGCCTGGGACCCGCTGCGCGGCGCCCGCGTGCGGGAGCTGGGCATCCACTCCACGATGTCCGTGCCGATCCAGGCACGCGGTACGACCCTCGGCGTCGCCGTCCTCACCCGCTTCCGCCGGCCGGACCCCTTCACCCCGGACGACGTGCTGCTGGCCGAGGAGGTCACGGCACGGGCCGCCGTCTGCATCGACAACGCCCGCAGGTTCTCCCGCGAGCGGGAGACCGCCCTCGCCCTCCAGCGCAGCCTGCTCCCGCGGACCCTGCCCCGCACCGCCGCCGTGGACGCGGCCTCCCGCTATCTGCCGGCCGCCCGCGCGGGGGTCGGCGGTGACTGGTTCGACGTGATCCCGCTGTCCGGGATGCGGGTCGCCATGGTCGTCGGGGACATCGTCGGACACGGCATCCAGGCCTCGGCCACCATGGGCCGGCTGCGCACCGCCGTGCGCACCCTCGCCGACATCGACCTCGCCCCCGAGGAACTGCTGACCCACCTCGACGATCTGGTCGTCCGGCTGTCGGAGGAGGCCGGCGGCGAGGGCAGTCCCGGCGAGGTCGGCGCCTCCTGCCTGTACGCGGTCTACGACCCCGTGTCACGGCGGTGCACCATGGCACGGGCCGGGCATCCGGGGCCCGTGGTGCTGCGGCCCGACGGCACGACCCGGCGGATCGAGCTGCCCGCCGGGCCCGCGCTGGGTCTGGGCGGGCTGCCGTTCGAGGCGGCCGAGGTGGAGCTCGCCGAGGGCAGTGTCCTCGCCTTCTACACCGACGGTCTGCTGGAGTCGCGCGAGCGGGACGCCGAGGGCGGCCACCGGCTGCTGGGCGTCACGCTGGCCGCGCACACGGACTCCCTGGACGAGACCTGCGACCGGATCCTGCACGCCCTGCTCCCGCCCGGCGGCGCCCCCGACGACGTGGCCCTGCTGCTGGCGCGCACCCGCGGCCTGCCCTCGGCACAGGTGGCCACCTGGGACATCCCGGCCGATCCCGCGCTGGTCGCGCCGATCCGCCGGCAGGTGGTGGAGCAGCTCAGCCGCTGGGAGCTGAGCGAGGCGTCGTTCACCACGGAGCTGGTGGTGAGCGAACTGGTCACCAACGCCATCCGGTACGGATCCCACCCCATCCGGCTCCGGCTGATCCACGACGCGACGACGCTGATCTGCGAGGTGTCGGACACCAGTCACACCGCCCCGCACCTGCGCCGGGCGAAGACGTGGGACGAGGGCGGCCGCGGGCTGCTGCTGGTCGCCCAGCTGACGCAGCGCTGGGGCAGCAGGCACACCCCCGAGGGCAAGACGATCTGGGCGGAGCTCAGTCTGCTCGACACGGAGTAG
- a CDS encoding arsenic transporter has translation MHINAPLAETLSVVLLAAALGWAVLRPAGRSEALVAVPAAALVIALGAVSPEHALAEAERLGPVVGFLAAVLVLAHLCDVEGLFTACGAWMARRSAGSPRRLLVAVFALASVITAVLSLDATVVLLTPVVFATAGRMGVRAKPHVYACAHLSNTASLLLPVSNLTNLLAFEASGLSFTRFAALMALPWVVAVGAEYLIFRRFFAADLPAAEPVADDGPAPELPLFALVTVACTLVGFVVASAVGIEPAWAAFAGALVMAGRALVRRRVTPVAVVKAAAPGFLAFVLALGIVVRAVVDNGLADALGHVLPDGSDLPALLAVAALAAVLANLINNLPAVLVLVPLAAPAGTGAVLAVLLGVNIGPNLTYAGSLATLLWRRVVQAREDRVGLGEFTRLGLLTVPTALVGAVVALWASLQVIGV, from the coding sequence ATGCACATCAACGCCCCCCTCGCCGAAACCCTGTCCGTCGTCCTGCTCGCCGCCGCGCTCGGCTGGGCGGTGCTGCGTCCTGCCGGGCGGTCGGAGGCCCTGGTGGCCGTCCCGGCCGCCGCCCTGGTGATCGCCCTCGGGGCCGTCTCCCCGGAGCACGCCCTGGCGGAGGCGGAACGGCTCGGGCCGGTCGTCGGCTTCCTCGCGGCGGTGCTGGTGCTGGCGCACCTGTGCGACGTCGAGGGCCTCTTCACCGCGTGCGGGGCGTGGATGGCCCGGCGGTCGGCGGGCAGCCCGCGGCGGCTGCTGGTCGCGGTGTTCGCGCTGGCCTCGGTGATCACTGCCGTGCTCAGTCTCGACGCGACCGTGGTCCTGCTGACGCCGGTGGTGTTCGCCACCGCCGGCCGGATGGGGGTGCGTGCCAAGCCGCACGTCTACGCCTGCGCGCACCTGTCGAACACGGCCTCGCTGCTGCTGCCGGTCTCCAATCTCACCAACCTGCTGGCGTTCGAGGCGAGCGGGCTGAGCTTCACCCGGTTCGCGGCGCTGATGGCGCTGCCCTGGGTGGTCGCGGTCGGCGCCGAGTACCTGATCTTCCGCCGCTTCTTCGCCGCCGACCTGCCCGCCGCCGAGCCCGTCGCCGACGACGGCCCGGCGCCCGAGCTGCCGCTGTTCGCGCTGGTCACCGTGGCCTGCACGCTCGTCGGGTTCGTGGTGGCGTCGGCGGTCGGGATCGAACCGGCGTGGGCCGCGTTCGCCGGGGCGCTGGTCATGGCCGGGCGCGCGCTGGTGCGGCGGCGGGTCACCCCCGTCGCGGTGGTGAAGGCCGCGGCGCCCGGATTCCTGGCGTTCGTGCTCGCGCTCGGCATCGTCGTGCGGGCGGTCGTGGACAACGGTCTCGCCGACGCCCTGGGGCACGTCCTGCCGGACGGCTCGGATCTGCCCGCACTGCTCGCCGTCGCCGCGCTGGCCGCCGTGCTGGCCAACCTGATCAACAACCTGCCCGCGGTGCTGGTCCTGGTGCCGCTCGCCGCGCCGGCCGGGACCGGGGCGGTGCTCGCCGTCCTGCTCGGGGTCAACATCGGCCCCAACCTGACGTACGCCGGCTCGCTGGCGACGCTGCTGTGGCGGCGCGTGGTGCAGGCGCGCGAGGACCGGGTGGGGCTCGGGGAGTTCACCCGGCTGGGGCTGCTGACCGTGCCGACGGCGCTGGTCGGGGCCGTGGTCGCGCTGTGGGCCTCGCTCCAGGTGATCGGGGTCTGA